In Nocardioides sp. InS609-2, a single genomic region encodes these proteins:
- a CDS encoding oxidoreductase yields MTTDPLAWLTSLEGVPSSYAAVRDGIDALLRDRGLRRTPPEMTAESLLRGAHASAVLEGSASSLEDVRAGAGDAIATDAVRLSSELLGLAPSLSRSPLQALARIHALAAQGSVADDVLGRPRDAASADRLRALSDLLLTPTEAPALLVAAVVHADIASAAPFASHNGLVARAAERLVLVSRGVDEKSLIVPEAGHLALRAEYESNLVGYRDGGQRGVHAWVMYAAEAYAAGADASPLRTD; encoded by the coding sequence GTGACCACCGACCCACTGGCCTGGCTGACCTCACTCGAAGGCGTGCCCTCGTCGTACGCCGCGGTGCGCGACGGCATCGATGCCCTGCTCCGCGACCGCGGTCTCCGTCGTACGCCGCCGGAGATGACCGCCGAGTCGTTGCTGCGCGGCGCGCACGCGTCGGCCGTGCTGGAAGGGTCGGCGTCGTCGCTCGAGGACGTCCGCGCCGGGGCCGGCGACGCGATCGCGACCGACGCGGTGCGGCTGTCGTCGGAGCTGCTCGGCCTGGCGCCGTCACTGTCCCGTTCGCCGTTGCAGGCGCTGGCGCGGATCCACGCGCTGGCGGCCCAAGGATCCGTGGCCGACGACGTACTCGGGCGCCCGCGCGACGCCGCGTCGGCCGACCGGCTGCGTGCCCTGTCTGACCTCTTGCTGACGCCGACCGAGGCGCCGGCGCTGCTGGTGGCCGCGGTCGTGCACGCCGACATCGCCTCGGCGGCGCCGTTCGCGTCGCACAACGGCCTGGTGGCGCGGGCCGCCGAACGGCTGGTGCTCGTCTCCCGCGGGGTCGACGAGAAGTCGCTGATCGTGCCCGAGGCGGGGCACCTGGCGTTGCGGGCGGAGTACGAGTCGAACCTGGTCGGCTACCGCGACGGCGGGCAGCGCGGCGTGCACGCGTGGGTGATGTACGCAGCGGAGGCCTATGCCGCCGGGGCCGACGCGAGCCCGCTGCGCACCGATTGA
- a CDS encoding response regulator transcription factor — protein sequence MRILVVEDDAAMAAAVRRGLEAEGYAVDVAADGIEGEWLAQENAYDALVLDVMLPRLAGDELCARLRKAGNWVPILMLTARSGAAEEASALDAGADDFLAKPFSYLVLVARLRALVRRGVVDRPTVLVAGDLRLDPAGHQVWRGETEVALTPRQFSLLEFLLRRAGEVVSKATILEHVWDFAYEGDPNIVEVYVRQLRQRLDDPFDRHSLQTVRLVGYRLDPDGG from the coding sequence ATGCGCATCCTGGTCGTGGAGGACGACGCGGCAATGGCCGCTGCCGTCCGGCGCGGGCTGGAGGCGGAGGGCTACGCGGTCGACGTCGCAGCCGACGGGATCGAGGGTGAGTGGCTGGCCCAGGAGAACGCGTACGACGCGCTGGTCCTCGACGTGATGCTGCCGCGGCTGGCGGGCGACGAGCTCTGCGCGCGGCTCCGCAAGGCCGGAAACTGGGTGCCGATCCTGATGCTCACCGCGCGGTCGGGGGCGGCCGAGGAGGCGAGCGCTCTCGACGCCGGCGCCGACGACTTCCTGGCCAAGCCCTTCTCCTACCTCGTCCTGGTCGCCCGGCTCCGCGCGCTCGTACGACGCGGGGTCGTCGACCGGCCGACCGTCCTCGTGGCCGGCGACCTCCGGCTCGATCCGGCCGGGCACCAGGTGTGGCGCGGCGAGACCGAGGTGGCGCTGACCCCTCGGCAGTTCTCGCTGCTGGAGTTCCTGCTGCGGCGCGCCGGCGAGGTCGTGTCGAAGGCGACGATCCTCGAGCACGTGTGGGACTTCGCCTACGAAGGCGACCCCAACATCGTCGAGGTCTATGTCCGCCAGCTGCGACAGCGGCTCGACGACCCGTTCGACCGCCACAGCCTGCAGACGGTCCGGCTCGTCGGCTACCGGCTGGACCCCGACGGTGGCTGA
- a CDS encoding class I SAM-dependent methyltransferase, whose amino-acid sequence MTDRQPALSFGSDARAYDRGRPGYPAEAGQWLTGGPGRSVLEVGAGTGKLTALLAGQGHDVHATDPDEAMLAVLAERLPDVRTSVAGAEDLPVPDRSVDVVVCAQSFHWFDHERALPEIARVLKSGGHLALVWNYRDERIPWVRRLGALLGGTDSGDDPAGALKCSDLFGFVDGAEFRHWQDINRESIVDLAASRPSISTLDDDARAAKFAEILAFYEDFGRGMDGMQLPYVARCFRAQVIDRGIPGDEPSETTSADDDASHFGPFTSDGTDTDMLLIDFR is encoded by the coding sequence ATGACCGACCGACAGCCTGCACTCTCCTTCGGTTCCGATGCGCGCGCCTACGACCGCGGCCGGCCGGGCTACCCGGCAGAGGCCGGTCAGTGGCTCACCGGCGGGCCGGGCCGCTCGGTGCTCGAGGTGGGCGCCGGCACGGGCAAGCTCACCGCGCTACTGGCCGGGCAGGGGCACGACGTGCACGCGACCGACCCCGACGAGGCGATGCTGGCGGTGCTGGCCGAGCGGCTGCCCGACGTACGCACCTCCGTCGCCGGCGCCGAGGACCTGCCCGTGCCCGACCGGTCGGTCGACGTGGTCGTGTGCGCGCAGTCGTTCCACTGGTTCGACCACGAGAGGGCGTTGCCGGAGATCGCGCGGGTGCTCAAGTCCGGCGGCCATCTCGCGCTGGTCTGGAACTACCGCGACGAGCGCATCCCGTGGGTGCGCCGCCTCGGCGCCCTCCTGGGCGGCACGGACTCCGGCGACGACCCGGCCGGCGCCCTGAAGTGCTCCGACCTGTTCGGCTTCGTCGACGGGGCCGAGTTCCGGCACTGGCAGGACATCAACCGCGAGTCGATCGTCGACCTCGCCGCCTCCCGGCCCAGCATCTCCACCCTCGACGACGACGCGCGCGCGGCGAAGTTCGCCGAGATCCTGGCGTTCTACGAGGACTTCGGCCGCGGCATGGACGGCATGCAGCTCCCGTACGTCGCCCGGTGCTTCCGCGCCCAGGTGATCGACCGCGGCATCCCTGGCGATGAGCCTTCGGAGACAACTTCTGCCGACGACGACGCGTCCCACTTCGGACCGTTCACCTCGGACGGCACCGACACAGACATGCTGCTCATCGACTTCCGGTAG
- a CDS encoding HAMP domain-containing sensor histidine kinase: MRSRWGTVRARTTLLATAATALALVAGSVALVLTLQSQLTGRDDTLAQSRVRDLMTAARAGDLPTSLDALGGEGVGQVIAADGTVLTASPNVEGRPPLVPVATGGSLKVRSIDGPDDDEIEHYRVWVGAGPSPDGAVTVVVGTSAESVAETTRTLRGALLVGVPILVLLLAAAIWAFVGRALGRIDKITTAVAGIGESELGRRVPVPAADDEVRRLAETMNTMLARLEAASARQRDFVADASHDLQSPLAALRAQLEIARAHPERPEMAGFAADLLVSTSEMEQLVGDLLYLAVEDGVRRPAVVLLDLDDVVLEEAVRVRPGSPVHIDTGGVSAAPVRGDPAALRRLVRNLLDNAVRHAVARVTLTLAGGVDEVVLDVVDDGPGVATVDRDRVFDRFYRADPARAGHAGSGLGLAIAAEIAQRHGGRLTLEDDAPGAHLRLTLPGPVTT, from the coding sequence ATGCGCAGCCGTTGGGGCACGGTCCGGGCGCGTACGACGCTGCTCGCCACCGCTGCGACGGCGCTGGCGCTCGTCGCCGGGTCGGTAGCTCTCGTGCTCACCCTCCAGTCGCAGCTGACCGGTCGCGACGACACGCTCGCCCAGAGCCGGGTACGTGACCTGATGACGGCCGCACGCGCGGGCGACCTGCCCACGTCGCTGGACGCCCTCGGCGGCGAAGGCGTGGGCCAGGTCATTGCCGCGGACGGCACCGTGCTGACGGCTTCGCCGAATGTCGAAGGCCGGCCGCCCCTCGTGCCTGTCGCGACCGGGGGGTCGCTGAAGGTGCGCTCGATCGATGGACCAGACGATGACGAGATCGAGCACTACCGGGTCTGGGTCGGTGCCGGACCCTCGCCCGACGGCGCGGTGACTGTGGTCGTCGGCACCAGTGCCGAGTCGGTGGCCGAGACGACGCGCACTCTGCGCGGCGCCCTGCTGGTCGGCGTACCGATCCTGGTCCTGCTGCTGGCCGCCGCGATCTGGGCCTTCGTCGGCCGGGCGCTGGGGCGGATCGACAAGATCACGACCGCGGTCGCCGGAATAGGTGAGTCCGAGCTGGGCCGCCGGGTGCCGGTGCCAGCCGCCGACGACGAGGTCCGCCGGCTGGCCGAGACCATGAACACGATGCTCGCCCGGCTCGAGGCCGCCAGCGCGCGGCAGCGCGACTTCGTGGCCGACGCCTCGCACGACCTCCAGAGTCCGCTGGCTGCCCTGCGGGCCCAGCTGGAGATCGCCCGGGCCCACCCCGAGCGGCCGGAGATGGCGGGCTTCGCGGCCGATCTCCTGGTCAGCACGTCCGAGATGGAGCAGCTGGTGGGTGACCTGCTCTACCTGGCAGTCGAGGACGGAGTACGTCGCCCGGCCGTCGTCCTCCTCGACCTCGATGACGTGGTGCTGGAGGAGGCCGTGCGGGTGCGTCCGGGCAGCCCGGTCCACATCGACACCGGGGGTGTCTCCGCCGCACCCGTTCGTGGAGATCCGGCGGCTCTGCGGCGCCTGGTGCGCAACCTGCTCGACAACGCCGTTCGACATGCCGTCGCCCGCGTGACGCTCACCTTGGCCGGTGGTGTCGACGAAGTGGTGCTCGACGTGGTCGACGACGGGCCAGGGGTAGCCACGGTCGACCGTGACCGGGTCTTCGACAGGTTCTACCGCGCGGACCCGGCGAGGGCGGGACACGCCGGCAGCGGCCTTGGCCTGGCCATCGCCGCCGAGATCGCGCAGCGCCACGGCGGCCGGCTCACGCTGGAGGACGACGCGCCCGGCGCGCACCTCCGATTGACGCTGCCGGGCCCCGTCACGACATGA
- a CDS encoding LytTR family DNA-binding domain-containing protein produces the protein MRNEPTQLNVLVIDDERPALDELSFLLHRDARIGGVLTCDSATEALRVLRETAVDAVFLDISMPGLSGLDLAQVLSRFKEPPPIVFVTAHDGHAVDAFELDAVDYVLKPVREDRLAEAVRRVVEGGRHPQPSDDTSIAVERGGVTRFIDRADITYVEAQGDYARLHTASGSHLLRTPMTTLEREWGPAGFVRIHRSLLVALAHVRELRMEQGRASVVVGDADSPQELAVSRRHTRELRELLTRRTP, from the coding sequence ATGAGGAACGAGCCGACTCAGCTCAACGTGCTGGTCATCGACGACGAGCGCCCGGCCCTCGACGAGCTCTCGTTCCTGCTCCACCGCGACGCCCGCATCGGCGGAGTGCTCACCTGCGACTCCGCCACCGAGGCGTTGCGCGTGCTGCGCGAGACCGCGGTCGACGCGGTCTTCCTCGACATCTCGATGCCCGGTCTCTCGGGTCTCGACCTGGCGCAGGTGCTGTCACGCTTCAAGGAGCCGCCTCCGATCGTCTTCGTCACGGCCCACGACGGGCACGCGGTCGACGCGTTCGAGCTCGACGCCGTCGACTACGTGCTCAAGCCGGTGCGCGAGGATCGTCTCGCCGAAGCAGTACGACGCGTGGTCGAGGGCGGCCGCCACCCGCAGCCCTCCGACGACACCTCCATCGCCGTCGAACGTGGCGGCGTCACCCGCTTCATCGACCGGGCCGACATCACCTACGTGGAGGCGCAGGGCGACTACGCCCGGCTGCACACCGCCAGCGGTTCCCACCTCCTGCGCACCCCCATGACGACACTCGAGCGGGAGTGGGGGCCGGCCGGATTCGTGCGGATCCACCGCTCGCTGCTGGTCGCGCTGGCGCACGTGCGCGAGCTCCGGATGGAGCAGGGCCGGGCCAGCGTCGTGGTCGGCGACGCGGATTCGCCGCAGGAGCTCGCCGTCAGCCGCCGCCACACCCGCGAGCTGCGCGAGCTGCTGACCCGGCGTACGCCGTGA
- a CDS encoding MAE_28990/MAE_18760 family HEPN-like nuclease: MSPHTDQDFQQRLDDDIAWRRIELASLASQLDSARKAGTVSPATRALSRALSAMLYAHWEGYVKNAFDAYSKLLHQRKPKVVELADTLLESHMIQLMRRLDSGDQKARAEISEIVRQTGQPRLNLGRAKLVDTKSNLRSQVLKEILQSLGVSNESFETKQRLIDVVLCDRRNEIAHGRANFPPPVEVLELVSQVLGMMEEIRDLAISQVTTKSYLAS; encoded by the coding sequence ATGTCTCCACATACAGACCAAGACTTCCAACAACGACTAGATGATGATATTGCTTGGCGACGAATCGAGTTGGCTTCGCTTGCATCGCAATTAGATTCGGCCCGCAAGGCAGGGACAGTTTCGCCAGCGACGCGGGCCTTATCCAGGGCGCTCAGCGCCATGCTCTACGCCCATTGGGAGGGGTATGTTAAGAACGCTTTCGATGCGTATAGCAAACTCCTTCACCAACGCAAACCGAAGGTTGTAGAACTAGCAGATACTCTCTTGGAGTCCCACATGATTCAGCTGATGAGGCGCCTCGATTCGGGTGATCAGAAGGCTCGTGCGGAGATTTCCGAAATTGTGAGACAAACGGGCCAGCCGCGCTTGAACCTTGGGCGTGCGAAGCTTGTCGATACAAAGTCGAATTTGCGTAGTCAAGTTCTGAAAGAGATCTTGCAGAGTCTTGGGGTCTCCAACGAAAGTTTCGAGACCAAACAACGCCTCATAGACGTGGTCCTCTGCGACCGGCGCAACGAGATTGCACACGGTCGCGCGAACTTCCCGCCGCCAGTCGAAGTTCTAGAGCTGGTATCGCAAGTCTTGGGCATGATGGAGGAGATCCGTGACTTGGCGATCTCCCAGGTGACGACTAAGAGCTACTTGGCGTCCTGA
- a CDS encoding DUF262 domain-containing protein, with amino-acid sequence MSLQEQITARAREIRTDGYGMSIGEVLSLYRDQDIDIHPEFQRIFRWKDAQKSKLIESILLGIPIPPIFVSQRSDGVWDVIDGVQRLSTILEFVGEYMDEDGNKQPPLRLNAGEYLTELEGYRYDQAGSAADSVFDDSLRRDFKRAKLDFRIITKESDDSAKYDLFQRLNSGSVLSPQEARNCLMVMIDRKMYQTVVSLADREDFRACVPLSERQEEQAYRQELVLRFFCQEDFHGTSTELPKEYGEFLTDWMRKAADVPGWGMDVELFDRTFKLLAESLSEDSFRRWDGNRHLGPFSISSFEFVTTGVAANVDTWEGRSSEDLEGRINEMWDEPAFRTNSGTGISPRRRVPKLINESRTFFGV; translated from the coding sequence ATGTCTCTGCAGGAACAGATCACAGCTCGGGCGCGCGAAATTCGCACCGATGGTTACGGGATGTCTATCGGCGAAGTGCTTAGCCTCTATCGCGACCAAGACATCGACATTCATCCGGAGTTCCAGAGAATTTTCCGCTGGAAGGACGCGCAAAAGTCCAAGCTGATCGAGTCGATCCTCCTTGGCATCCCGATTCCTCCCATTTTCGTTTCCCAGCGGTCAGACGGAGTTTGGGATGTCATCGATGGCGTCCAGCGCCTATCTACCATCCTCGAATTTGTGGGTGAGTACATGGACGAGGATGGGAACAAGCAGCCTCCTCTTCGACTAAATGCTGGCGAGTACCTCACGGAGCTCGAGGGCTACCGGTACGACCAAGCCGGTTCTGCGGCGGACTCGGTATTCGACGATTCGTTGCGACGCGACTTTAAGCGAGCCAAACTCGACTTTAGAATCATCACCAAGGAGTCGGACGACAGTGCCAAATACGACTTGTTTCAACGACTAAATTCCGGATCGGTACTCTCTCCGCAGGAGGCACGCAATTGCCTCATGGTCATGATTGACCGGAAGATGTATCAAACAGTGGTCAGCTTGGCCGATAGAGAAGACTTTAGAGCGTGCGTGCCTCTCTCAGAGCGCCAAGAAGAGCAGGCATATCGACAAGAGCTCGTACTCAGATTTTTCTGTCAGGAGGATTTTCACGGAACTAGTACAGAACTGCCTAAAGAGTATGGCGAGTTCCTGACCGATTGGATGCGCAAGGCCGCTGATGTTCCTGGTTGGGGAATGGATGTTGAACTGTTCGACCGGACTTTCAAACTGTTGGCGGAATCGCTAAGCGAAGATAGCTTTCGTCGTTGGGATGGGAACAGGCATCTTGGACCATTCTCGATCTCAAGTTTCGAGTTCGTCACCACGGGCGTCGCGGCCAACGTAGACACTTGGGAGGGCCGTTCGTCCGAAGACTTGGAGGGACGGATCAACGAGATGTGGGACGAGCCAGCGTTTCGCACTAACTCCGGGACGGGGATTAGTCCTAGGAGGCGGGTTCCGAAACTAATCAACGAAAGCCGCACGTTCTTTGGTGTCTAG
- a CDS encoding PepSY domain-containing protein, translating into MKKSIAIATGIVLAASVTGGVAMASSGGEDPEPGSQDFSSQQAEDATAAALDATGGGKANSVERDSENGATWEVEVTRTDGSTVDVRLDAAYDVVVIEGDSEDQGE; encoded by the coding sequence ATGAAGAAGAGCATCGCCATCGCCACCGGAATCGTGCTGGCCGCCAGCGTCACCGGCGGGGTGGCCATGGCCAGCAGCGGGGGCGAGGACCCCGAGCCCGGCTCGCAGGACTTCTCGTCACAGCAGGCCGAGGACGCCACCGCGGCAGCACTCGACGCCACCGGCGGTGGCAAGGCCAACAGCGTCGAGCGCGACTCCGAGAACGGCGCCACCTGGGAGGTCGAGGTCACCCGCACCGACGGCAGCACCGTCGATGTACGTCTCGACGCGGCGTACGACGTCGTCGTCATCGAGGGCGACAGCGAAGACCAGGGCGAGTGA
- a CDS encoding histidine kinase: MSPRSWRRTHLGTDADRATFRTLHTAGLAAPALREGLTTASAERAVPHLRALLDTPALALTDTAGLLAWDGVGSHHEVQVPDLVASALDQDTARVADLGCDLPGCRVRHAVATQLTVEDRVVGTLIALAPYPTGSLVRATHEVAVWVSGQLELAELDASRTRLMEAEVRALRAQISPHFIYNSLGAIASFVRTDPDRARELLLEFADFTRYSFRSHGEFTTLAEELRSVERYLMLEQARFGDRLEVTLRIAPEVLPVAVPFLCIQPLVENAVRHGLEGSDGVGRLQIVARDIGQECVIEVEDNGVGEDPDKVRRALAGDSELDSVGLGNVDGRLRNAFGDDYGLVVETAPGAGTKVIVRVPKFAPGVHT, from the coding sequence ATGAGCCCCCGCAGCTGGCGTCGCACCCATCTGGGCACCGACGCCGACCGGGCGACGTTCCGCACGCTCCACACCGCCGGGCTGGCCGCGCCCGCGCTCCGTGAAGGCCTGACGACGGCCAGCGCGGAGCGCGCCGTGCCGCACCTGCGCGCCCTGCTCGACACCCCGGCGCTCGCCCTCACGGACACCGCCGGGCTGCTCGCCTGGGACGGCGTCGGCAGCCACCACGAGGTGCAGGTCCCCGATCTCGTGGCCTCGGCGCTCGACCAGGACACCGCCCGGGTCGCCGACCTCGGTTGCGACCTGCCGGGCTGCCGCGTACGACACGCAGTGGCGACCCAGCTCACCGTCGAGGACCGGGTGGTAGGCACCCTCATCGCGCTGGCGCCGTACCCCACGGGCAGCTTGGTGCGCGCCACCCACGAGGTCGCCGTCTGGGTCTCCGGCCAGCTCGAGCTCGCCGAGCTCGACGCGTCGCGCACCCGGCTGATGGAGGCCGAGGTGCGCGCGTTGCGGGCCCAGATCAGCCCGCACTTCATCTACAACTCGCTCGGCGCGATCGCGAGCTTCGTGCGCACCGACCCGGACCGGGCGCGCGAGCTGCTGCTGGAGTTCGCCGACTTCACCCGCTACTCCTTCCGCTCGCACGGCGAGTTCACGACCCTGGCCGAGGAACTGCGGTCCGTCGAGCGCTACCTGATGCTCGAGCAGGCGCGCTTCGGTGACCGGCTCGAGGTGACGCTGCGCATCGCGCCGGAGGTGCTGCCGGTGGCGGTGCCGTTCCTGTGCATCCAGCCACTCGTCGAGAACGCCGTACGACACGGGCTCGAGGGCTCCGACGGTGTCGGCCGGCTGCAGATCGTGGCCCGCGACATCGGGCAGGAGTGTGTCATCGAGGTCGAGGACAACGGCGTCGGCGAGGACCCCGACAAGGTACGGCGCGCGCTCGCCGGCGACTCCGAGCTCGATTCCGTCGGCCTCGGCAATGTCGACGGGCGGCTGCGCAACGCGTTCGGCGACGACTACGGTCTAGTGGTCGAGACCGCGCCCGGCGCCGGCACCAAGGTGATCGTGCGAGTGCCGAAGTTCGCCCCGGGAGTCCACACGTGA